In Pseudomonas putida, a genomic segment contains:
- the dnaE gene encoding DNA polymerase III subunit alpha, whose translation MSVPFVHLRVHSEFSLVDGLVRIKPLAKALAGMNMPAVAITDQSNMCSLVKFYKTAMGAGIKPICGADMWLAGADPEAPLSRICFLAMDPKGYRNLTELISRGWTDGQRNGLVILQREWIAPASEGLIALSAAREGDIGMALMNGRTEDAEALLGDWMAMFPERFYVEVQRTNRAGDEEYVHAAVALADKLGAPLVATNDVRFIKQSDFDAHETRVCIGEGWTLDDPRRPRNYSDQQYLKSAEEMAELFSDLPDAIANTVEIAKRCNIQVQLGKYFLPDFPTPNGMGIDDYLRHVSHEGLEERLAVLWPKETTPNYEEKRQVYLDRLKFELDIIIQMGFPGYFLIVMDFIKWAKNNDVPVGPGRGSGAGSLVAYVLKITDLDPLAYDLLFERFLNPERVSMPDFDVDFCMDGRDRVIDYVAEAYGRNAVSQIITFGTMAAKAVVRDVARVQGKSYGLADRLSKMIPFEVGMTLEKAYEQEEILRDFLKGDEDAREIWDMALKLEGVTRGTGKHAGGVVIAPTKLTDFSPIACDEEGGGLVTQFDKDDVEAAGLVKFDFLGLRTLTIIKWAMEIINREQAKKNLPDVNIDFIPLDDRKTYELLQKAETTAVFQLESRGMKELIKKLKPDCLEDLIALVALFRPGPLQSGMVDDFINRKHGRAELAYPHSDYQYEGLKPVLAPTYGIILYQEQVMQIAQVMAGYTLGGADMLRRAMGKKKPEEMAKQRGGFIEGCVANNIDADLAGNIFDLVEKFAGYGFNKSHSAAYGLVSYQTAWLKTHHPAPFMAAVLSADMHNTDKVVVLVEEVRSMKLRLDAPDVNFSDFKFTVNNDGRIVYGLGAIKGVGEGPVEAIVEARAEGGPFKDLFDFCERIDLKRVNKRTLDALIRSGALDRLGPHFHDEIKAYHASIDINRATLLSALGEAIKAAEQAAHTADSGHVDLFGSMFDEVDVDVYANHRKVRGLTLKERLKGEKDTLGLYLTGHPIDEYETEIRRFARQRIIDLKPSRETQTVAGMIIALRVMKNKKGDKMGFVTLDDRSGRIEASLFADAYMAAQALLQTDAMVVVEGEVSNDDFSGGLRLRVKQVMTMEDARTKLAESLRLKVAHDALKGDRLNWLGELITRHRGGCPITLEYTGSDAKAMLQFSDEWSIDPADGLIQALRDQFGRENVFLQYR comes from the coding sequence ATGTCGGTTCCCTTCGTTCACCTGCGCGTACACTCCGAATTCTCGCTGGTCGACGGCCTGGTGCGGATCAAACCGCTGGCCAAGGCGCTGGCCGGGATGAACATGCCGGCGGTGGCGATCACCGACCAGAGCAACATGTGCTCGCTGGTCAAGTTCTACAAGACCGCCATGGGCGCTGGCATCAAGCCGATCTGCGGTGCCGACATGTGGCTGGCCGGGGCGGACCCTGAAGCACCGTTGTCGCGGATCTGCTTCCTGGCCATGGACCCGAAGGGCTACCGCAACCTTACCGAGCTGATCTCGCGCGGCTGGACCGATGGCCAGCGCAATGGCCTGGTGATTCTCCAGCGCGAGTGGATCGCCCCGGCCAGCGAGGGCTTGATCGCCTTGTCGGCGGCCCGGGAAGGCGATATCGGCATGGCCCTGATGAACGGCCGCACGGAAGACGCCGAGGCGTTGCTGGGCGACTGGATGGCCATGTTCCCCGAGCGCTTCTATGTCGAGGTGCAGCGCACCAACCGTGCGGGTGACGAAGAGTACGTGCACGCCGCCGTGGCCCTGGCCGACAAGCTCGGCGCGCCGCTGGTGGCGACCAACGATGTGCGTTTCATCAAGCAATCAGACTTCGATGCCCACGAAACCCGCGTCTGCATCGGCGAGGGCTGGACCCTCGACGATCCGCGGCGCCCGCGCAACTACAGCGACCAGCAATACCTCAAGTCGGCCGAGGAAATGGCCGAGCTGTTCAGCGACCTGCCCGATGCCATCGCCAACACGGTCGAGATCGCCAAGCGCTGCAACATCCAGGTGCAACTGGGCAAGTACTTCCTGCCCGACTTCCCGACGCCCAATGGCATGGGGATCGACGACTACCTGCGCCACGTCTCCCACGAGGGCCTGGAAGAGCGCCTGGCGGTGCTCTGGCCCAAGGAGACCACGCCCAATTACGAAGAGAAGCGCCAGGTCTACCTGGACCGCCTGAAGTTCGAGCTGGACATCATCATCCAGATGGGCTTCCCCGGTTACTTCCTGATCGTTATGGACTTCATCAAGTGGGCCAAGAACAACGACGTGCCGGTTGGCCCCGGGCGGGGTTCGGGTGCCGGCTCGCTGGTGGCCTACGTACTGAAGATCACCGACCTCGATCCGCTGGCCTATGACCTGCTGTTCGAACGCTTCCTCAACCCCGAACGTGTTTCCATGCCCGACTTCGACGTCGACTTCTGCATGGATGGCCGTGACCGGGTGATCGACTACGTGGCCGAGGCCTATGGCCGCAACGCGGTGAGCCAGATCATCACCTTCGGCACCATGGCTGCCAAGGCGGTGGTGCGCGACGTGGCGCGGGTGCAGGGCAAGTCGTACGGCCTGGCCGACCGCCTGTCGAAGATGATCCCGTTCGAAGTCGGCATGACCCTGGAAAAGGCCTACGAGCAGGAAGAAATCCTCCGCGATTTCCTCAAGGGCGACGAAGATGCCCGCGAGATCTGGGACATGGCCCTGAAGCTCGAGGGCGTCACCCGTGGTACCGGCAAGCACGCCGGTGGCGTGGTCATCGCGCCTACCAAGCTCACCGACTTCTCGCCGATCGCCTGCGACGAAGAAGGCGGCGGCCTGGTGACCCAGTTCGACAAGGACGACGTCGAGGCCGCGGGCCTGGTGAAGTTCGACTTCCTCGGCCTGCGTACGCTGACCATCATCAAGTGGGCGATGGAGATCATCAACCGCGAGCAGGCCAAGAAGAACCTGCCCGACGTCAACATCGACTTCATTCCGCTGGACGACCGCAAGACCTACGAGCTGCTGCAAAAGGCCGAGACCACGGCGGTGTTCCAGCTCGAATCGCGGGGCATGAAGGAGCTGATCAAGAAGCTCAAGCCCGACTGCCTGGAAGACCTCATCGCACTGGTGGCACTGTTCCGCCCGGGCCCGCTGCAATCGGGCATGGTGGACGACTTCATCAACCGCAAGCACGGCCGCGCCGAGCTGGCCTACCCGCACTCGGACTACCAGTACGAAGGACTCAAGCCGGTACTGGCACCTACCTACGGCATCATCCTGTATCAGGAACAAGTGATGCAGATCGCCCAGGTGATGGCCGGCTATACCCTCGGTGGCGCCGACATGCTGCGCCGGGCGATGGGTAAGAAAAAGCCCGAAGAAATGGCCAAGCAGCGCGGTGGCTTCATCGAAGGTTGCGTTGCCAACAATATCGATGCGGACCTGGCCGGTAACATCTTCGACCTGGTGGAAAAGTTCGCAGGCTACGGCTTCAACAAATCCCACTCCGCCGCCTACGGGCTGGTGTCGTACCAGACCGCCTGGCTGAAGACCCACCATCCGGCGCCGTTCATGGCCGCGGTGCTCTCGGCGGATATGCACAACACCGACAAGGTCGTGGTGCTGGTCGAGGAAGTACGCAGCATGAAGCTGCGCCTCGACGCGCCGGACGTGAACTTCTCCGACTTCAAGTTCACCGTCAACAATGACGGCCGTATCGTCTATGGACTGGGAGCGATCAAGGGCGTCGGCGAAGGCCCGGTGGAGGCGATCGTCGAGGCGCGCGCGGAGGGCGGACCGTTCAAGGACCTGTTCGACTTCTGCGAGCGCATCGACCTCAAGCGGGTCAACAAGCGCACCCTCGATGCACTGATCCGCAGTGGTGCGCTGGACCGCCTGGGCCCGCACTTCCATGACGAGATCAAGGCCTACCACGCCAGCATCGATATCAACCGTGCAACCCTGCTCTCGGCGCTGGGTGAGGCCATCAAGGCTGCCGAGCAGGCGGCACATACCGCTGACAGTGGTCACGTCGACCTATTCGGCAGCATGTTCGACGAGGTGGATGTCGACGTCTACGCCAACCACCGCAAGGTCCGCGGGCTGACGCTCAAGGAGCGTTTGAAGGGCGAGAAGGACACCCTGGGCCTGTACCTGACCGGGCACCCGATCGACGAGTACGAAACCGAGATCCGCCGCTTCGCCCGCCAGCGCATCATCGACCTCAAGCCGTCGCGCGAGACGCAGACGGTGGCCGGCATGATCATTGCGTTGCGGGTAATGAAGAACAAGAAGGGTGACAAGATGGGCTTCGTCACCCTCGACGACCGCTCCGGGCGCATCGAGGCCTCGCTGTTCGCCGACGCCTACATGGCGGCCCAGGCGCTGCTGCAGACCGACGCGATGGTGGTGGTCGAAGGCGAGGTCAGCAATGACGACTTTTCCGGCGGGCTGCGCCTGCGGGTCAAGCAGGTGATGACCATGGAGGATGCGCGGACCAAGCTCGCCGAGAGCCTGCGCCTGAAAGTGGCGCACGATGCACTCAAGGGCGACCGCCTGAACTGGCTGGGCGAGTTGATCACCCGCCACCGAGGTGGCTGCCCGATCACGCTCGAATACACCGGCAGCGATGCCAAGGCCATGCTGCAGTTCTCCGATGAATGGTCGATCGACCCAGCGGATGGCCTGATTCAGGCGCTGCGTGACCAGTTCGGGCGTGAGAACGTCTTCCTGCAATATCGTTGA
- the rnhB gene encoding ribonuclease HII — MQMGLDFNLVEDLVAGVDEVGRGPLCGAVVTAAVILDPARPILGLNDSKKLTEAKREALFDEICEKALSFCIARAEVEEIDRLNILQATMLAMQRAVEGLSVTPKLALIDGNRCPKLAVPAAPVVQGDAKVPAIAAASILAKVSRDREMSAFELIYPGYGIGGHKGYPTPVHLEALARLGPTPIHRRSFAPVRAAWEAREGVTSSLI, encoded by the coding sequence ATGCAGATGGGACTGGATTTCAACCTGGTCGAGGACCTGGTCGCCGGCGTCGATGAAGTGGGCCGTGGCCCATTGTGCGGCGCGGTGGTCACCGCAGCGGTGATCCTCGATCCGGCGCGGCCGATCCTCGGCCTCAACGACTCGAAGAAGCTCACCGAAGCCAAGCGCGAAGCGCTGTTCGACGAGATCTGCGAAAAAGCCCTGAGCTTTTGCATTGCCCGGGCCGAAGTCGAGGAAATCGACCGGCTGAACATTCTCCAGGCCACCATGCTGGCCATGCAGCGTGCGGTCGAGGGGCTGAGCGTCACGCCCAAGCTCGCACTGATCGACGGTAATCGTTGCCCCAAGCTGGCGGTGCCGGCCGCACCGGTGGTGCAGGGCGATGCCAAGGTGCCGGCGATTGCCGCCGCGTCGATCCTGGCCAAGGTCAGCCGCGATCGCGAGATGAGTGCGTTCGAGCTGATCTACCCGGGTTATGGCATCGGTGGGCACAAGGGGTATCCGACGCCGGTGCATCTCGAGGCTTTGGCCCGGCTTGGCCCGACGCCGATTCATCGGCGCTCGTTCGCGCCGGTGCGGGCGGCTTGGGAAGCGCGTGAAGGCGTCACCAGCTCGCTGATCTAG
- the lpxB gene encoding lipid-A-disaccharide synthase → MAQLCVALVAGEASGDILGSGLMHALKARHPDVRFIGVGGPLMEAEGLSSYFPMERLAVMGLVEVLGRLRELLKRRKALIQTLIAEKPDVFIGIDAPDFTLNIELKLRQAGIKTVHYVSPSVWAWRQKRVLKIREGCDLMLTLLPFEARFYEEQGVPVRFVGHPLADTIPLDADRQAARQALGLGEGPLVALMPGSRGGEVGRLGALFLDAAQRLQQLVPGVRFVLPCANATRRTQIEQMLDGRNLPLTLLDGQSHQALAACDAVLIASGTATLEALLYKRPMVVAYRLAPLTYWILKRLVKSPYVSLPNLLAQRELVPELLQDDATSEALAQTLAPLVADGRQQTERFDEIHRTLRRDASNQAADAVLALLEDR, encoded by the coding sequence ATGGCGCAGCTCTGTGTAGCCTTGGTCGCGGGTGAGGCCAGCGGCGATATTCTTGGTTCTGGCCTGATGCACGCGCTCAAGGCGCGTCATCCCGATGTGCGTTTCATCGGTGTCGGTGGCCCGCTGATGGAGGCCGAGGGCCTGAGCTCGTACTTCCCCATGGAGCGCCTGGCGGTCATGGGGCTGGTCGAGGTGCTTGGGCGCCTGCGCGAGCTGCTCAAGCGGCGCAAGGCGCTGATCCAGACGCTCATCGCCGAAAAACCCGATGTGTTCATCGGCATCGATGCTCCCGATTTCACCCTCAATATCGAACTGAAGCTGCGCCAGGCCGGGATCAAGACCGTGCACTACGTCAGCCCTTCGGTGTGGGCGTGGCGGCAGAAGCGGGTGCTGAAGATCCGCGAAGGCTGCGACCTGATGCTGACGCTGCTGCCGTTCGAGGCGCGGTTCTACGAAGAGCAGGGCGTACCGGTGCGTTTCGTCGGTCACCCGCTGGCCGACACGATTCCCCTGGATGCCGACCGTCAGGCCGCACGCCAGGCGCTGGGCCTGGGCGAGGGGCCGCTGGTGGCCTTGATGCCCGGCAGCCGGGGCGGCGAGGTGGGGCGCCTGGGCGCATTGTTCCTCGACGCCGCGCAACGTTTGCAACAGCTGGTGCCCGGCGTACGTTTCGTGCTGCCTTGCGCCAATGCCACGCGGCGCACTCAGATCGAACAGATGCTCGACGGTCGCAACCTGCCGCTGACCTTGCTCGATGGCCAGTCGCACCAGGCCCTGGCCGCTTGCGATGCGGTGTTGATCGCCTCGGGCACTGCTACGCTTGAAGCCTTGTTGTACAAGCGGCCGATGGTCGTGGCCTATCGGCTTGCGCCGCTGACCTACTGGATTCTCAAGCGGTTGGTAAAAAGCCCCTACGTGTCGTTGCCCAATCTGCTCGCCCAACGCGAACTGGTTCCGGAACTGCTGCAGGACGACGCCACCAGCGAAGCCCTGGCCCAGACCCTGGCGCCGCTGGTCGCCGATGGCCGCCAGCAGACCGAGCGCTTCGACGAGATTCACCGCACCTTGCGCCGCGACGCCTCCAACCAGGCGGCCGACGCGGTGCTGGCCCTGCTCGAGGACCGCTGA
- the lpxA gene encoding acyl-ACP--UDP-N-acetylglucosamine O-acyltransferase: MSSIDPRAIIDPSAKLADGVEVGPWSIVGPDVEIGEGTVIGPHVVLKGPTRIGKHNRIYQFSSIGEDTPDLKYKGEPTRLVIGDHNVIREGVTIHRGTIQDRAETTLGDHNLIMAYAHIGHDSVIGNHCILVNNTALAGHVHVGDWAILSGYTLVHQYCHIGAHAFSGMGTAIGKDVPAFVTVFGSPAEARSMNFEGMRRRGFSDEVIHALRRSYKIVYRQGLTVEDALKELDELAGQYPEVELFRQSILTSARGITR, translated from the coding sequence ATGAGTTCGATCGACCCTCGGGCGATCATCGATCCGTCGGCCAAGCTGGCCGACGGCGTCGAAGTCGGCCCCTGGTCCATCGTCGGTCCCGACGTCGAGATCGGCGAAGGTACGGTCATCGGCCCGCACGTAGTGCTCAAGGGCCCGACCCGTATCGGCAAGCACAACCGTATCTACCAGTTCTCGTCGATCGGCGAAGACACCCCAGACCTCAAGTACAAGGGTGAGCCGACCCGCCTGGTGATCGGTGATCACAACGTGATCCGCGAAGGTGTGACCATTCACCGTGGCACCATCCAGGACCGCGCCGAGACCACCTTGGGCGACCACAACCTGATCATGGCCTATGCCCACATCGGCCACGACAGCGTGATCGGCAATCATTGCATCCTGGTCAACAACACCGCCTTGGCCGGGCACGTCCACGTCGGCGACTGGGCAATCCTGTCCGGCTACACCCTCGTGCACCAGTACTGCCATATCGGTGCCCATGCGTTTTCCGGCATGGGGACGGCCATCGGCAAGGACGTGCCGGCGTTCGTCACGGTGTTCGGCAGCCCTGCCGAAGCCCGCAGCATGAACTTCGAAGGCATGCGCCGCCGTGGCTTCAGCGATGAAGTGATCCACGCCCTGCGTCGTTCCTACAAGATCGTCTATCGCCAGGGCCTGACCGTGGAAGACGCGCTCAAGGAACTCGACGAGCTGGCGGGCCAGTACCCTGAAGTCGAGTTGTTCCGCCAGTCGATCCTGACCTCCGCCCGCGGCATCACCCGCTGA
- the fabZ gene encoding 3-hydroxyacyl-ACP dehydratase FabZ: protein MMDINEIREYLPHRYPFLLVDRVTDLDFEAQSIRAYKNVSINEPFFNGHFPAHPIMPGVLIIEAMAQAAGILGFKMLDAKPADGTLYYFVGSDKLRFRQPVLPGDQLVLEAKFLSRKSMIWKFECRALVDGKPVCSAEITCAERSL from the coding sequence ATGATGGACATCAACGAGATTCGCGAATACCTGCCTCACCGCTACCCGTTCCTGCTGGTAGATCGCGTGACGGATCTGGACTTCGAGGCCCAGAGCATTCGTGCCTACAAGAATGTCAGCATCAACGAGCCGTTCTTCAATGGCCATTTCCCGGCGCATCCGATCATGCCGGGCGTTCTGATCATCGAGGCCATGGCCCAGGCGGCCGGCATCCTCGGTTTCAAGATGCTCGATGCCAAGCCGGCAGATGGCACGCTGTATTACTTCGTCGGGTCCGACAAGCTGCGTTTCCGCCAGCCAGTGCTGCCGGGTGACCAGCTGGTGCTCGAGGCCAAGTTCCTCAGCCGCAAGAGCATGATCTGGAAGTTCGAGTGCCGTGCGCTGGTCGACGGCAAGCCAGTCTGCTCGGCTGAGATCACCTGCGCGGAACGCTCCCTATGA